One window of Streptomyces sp. NBC_00273 genomic DNA carries:
- the thpR gene encoding RNA 2',3'-cyclic phosphodiesterase — MTERARTGYEDLVNEKTQAATVRVFIALAPPDDAKEELEQRLQPTYAAYPRMRWNRIEDWHITLAFLGELPVTALELLRPPLAELARARRPLRLALRGGGHFDERVLWTGIDGDLEGLHLLASEVRAAVTDCGIPFHGRPLRPHLTLARSRRHDTTSAVEAATGLDAFTGRPWKTRRLHLVGSNTGRGPGPIHYRDIQAWPFEGGGA, encoded by the coding sequence ATGACGGAACGTGCCCGGACAGGATACGAAGACCTCGTGAACGAAAAGACCCAGGCAGCGACCGTCCGCGTGTTCATAGCGCTGGCTCCGCCCGACGACGCGAAGGAAGAGCTGGAGCAGCGGCTGCAGCCGACCTACGCCGCGTACCCGCGCATGCGATGGAACCGCATCGAGGACTGGCACATCACCCTGGCCTTCCTCGGCGAGCTCCCGGTCACCGCCCTCGAACTCCTGCGGCCGCCGCTCGCGGAGCTCGCCCGGGCCCGGCGGCCCCTGCGGCTCGCGCTGCGCGGCGGCGGGCACTTCGACGAGCGGGTCCTGTGGACCGGGATCGACGGAGACCTCGAAGGGCTGCACCTCCTCGCCTCCGAGGTGCGCGCCGCGGTCACCGACTGCGGCATCCCCTTCCACGGCCGGCCCCTGCGCCCCCACCTGACACTGGCGCGCTCCCGCCGCCACGACACCACGAGCGCGGTGGAGGCCGCCACCGGACTCGACGCGTTCACCGGCCGCCCGTGGAAGACCCGGCGCCTCCACCTCGTCGGGAGCAACACCGGCCGCGGCCCCGGCCCCATCCACTACCGCGACATCCAGGCCTGGCCCTTCGAAGGCGGCGGCGCCTGA
- a CDS encoding vWA domain-containing protein, which yields MSAPTTGTRRAGARPAGALDLDKLFAARLQAARVRPYLATALFALHAVESRQVPTMAVDRHWRCYVSPGFVDRTPVEELAGVWVHEVSHLLRDHHGRGDRVARERGLTGPGERLRMNIAADCEINDDAYGEGLVRPQGALTPQDLGLPPGELMEDYLRQFRLGPRTQELVWLDCGSGADGLEREWDLGPDGAHGLGAQEQEAVRFRVAQGINGRPGSAPAGWRRWAEEAFHPPQPWRELLGAAVRSAASGAGAGEDYSYARPSRRSTALRGAVLPSLRRRPPRVCVVIDTSGSVSDDELGSALLEVAAIARAVGGRSDLVSVVPCDAAARIVHPLCSGEGIPLLGGGGTDLRTGFAKALGTGPRPDVIVVLTDGQTAWPDTRPPCRTVVGIFHRDRGSRWREDDPDYVPNSPPAWARVVTIGSPGAR from the coding sequence ATGAGCGCACCGACGACGGGCACGCGGCGGGCGGGGGCACGGCCGGCGGGGGCGCTGGACCTCGACAAGCTCTTCGCGGCCCGGCTGCAGGCCGCCCGGGTCCGGCCCTACCTGGCGACGGCGCTGTTCGCCCTGCACGCCGTGGAGTCGCGGCAGGTGCCGACGATGGCCGTCGACCGCCACTGGCGGTGCTACGTCTCGCCGGGGTTCGTGGACCGGACACCGGTGGAGGAGCTCGCCGGGGTCTGGGTCCACGAGGTGTCCCACCTGCTGCGCGACCACCACGGACGCGGTGACCGGGTCGCCCGGGAACGCGGGCTGACCGGCCCGGGCGAACGGCTGCGGATGAACATCGCCGCGGACTGCGAGATCAACGACGACGCGTACGGCGAGGGGCTGGTACGTCCCCAAGGGGCGCTGACGCCGCAGGACCTGGGGCTGCCCCCGGGCGAGCTCATGGAGGACTACCTGCGGCAGTTCAGGCTCGGACCGCGGACGCAGGAGCTGGTCTGGCTGGACTGCGGCAGCGGCGCCGACGGTCTGGAACGCGAGTGGGACCTGGGGCCGGACGGCGCGCACGGCCTCGGCGCGCAGGAGCAGGAAGCGGTCCGGTTCCGGGTGGCGCAGGGGATCAACGGCCGTCCGGGGAGCGCACCCGCGGGGTGGCGGCGGTGGGCCGAGGAGGCCTTCCACCCGCCGCAGCCCTGGCGGGAGCTGCTGGGCGCTGCGGTCCGGTCGGCGGCCTCCGGTGCGGGCGCGGGCGAGGACTACAGCTACGCCCGGCCCTCCCGGCGCTCGACCGCGCTGCGCGGCGCCGTGCTCCCGAGCCTGCGGCGCAGACCGCCCCGGGTCTGCGTGGTCATCGACACCTCCGGTTCGGTCAGCGACGACGAGCTGGGCAGTGCGCTGCTGGAGGTCGCCGCGATCGCCCGCGCCGTGGGCGGCCGTAGCGACCTGGTCAGCGTGGTGCCGTGCGATGCGGCGGCCCGGATCGTGCACCCGCTGTGCAGCGGCGAGGGCATCCCGCTGCTGGGTGGCGGAGGAACGGATCTGCGCACGGGATTCGCCAAGGCCCTCGGTACGGGACCCCGGCCCGACGTGATCGTGGTCCTGACGGACGGGCAGACGGCCTGGCCGGACACGCGACCGCCGTGCCGCACGGTGGTGGGCATCTTCCACCGGGACCGGGGGAGCCGTTGGCGCGAGGACGACCCCGACTACGTGCCGAACTCCCCGCCCGCCTGGGCCCGCGTGGTGACCATCGGGTCCCCGGGCGCCCGCTGA
- a CDS encoding AAA family ATPase gives MPSHTPFTTTDTPSPLDAPSALDVAEQLLALLRDTTTEPRPDDQLEALTLAVAADLPVLLWGEPGIGKTAALTQLAESLDLPLTTVIASVHEPSDFSGLPVVGDDPAEQGVPMAPPDWAVRLVRAGRGLLFLDELSTAPPAVQAALLRLVLERRIGSLQLPPGVRIVAAANPRGSAADGWELSPPLANRFVHLQWTHDHDVVLRGLGGTWPRATLPRLDSGKLPAAVDRARRAVCRLLTTRPALVHRLPSTETRRGGAWPSPRSWDMTIRLLAFAHAAGSSREVLSLLVRGTVGDGPGLELLASLDRMDLPDPEELLADPAGADLPERGDRRQATLDAVVAAVRKRPDKSRWDAAWALLVRALETGAPDLVVVPATTLAALRQEDWDVPESIERLAGVVALSRRADLSQERAAARTGDPVGAGR, from the coding sequence ATGCCCTCGCACACCCCGTTCACGACCACCGACACCCCCTCCCCGCTCGACGCCCCCTCCGCGCTCGACGTCGCCGAGCAACTGCTGGCCCTGCTGCGCGACACCACCACCGAACCGCGCCCCGACGACCAACTGGAGGCCCTGACCCTGGCCGTGGCCGCCGACCTGCCGGTGCTCCTGTGGGGTGAGCCCGGCATCGGCAAGACGGCGGCCCTGACGCAGCTCGCCGAGAGCCTCGACCTACCCCTGACCACCGTGATCGCCAGCGTGCACGAGCCGTCCGACTTCTCCGGCCTGCCCGTCGTCGGAGACGATCCCGCCGAACAGGGCGTTCCGATGGCCCCGCCGGACTGGGCCGTGCGACTCGTACGGGCCGGACGCGGGCTGCTGTTCCTGGACGAACTGTCCACGGCGCCGCCGGCCGTCCAGGCCGCCCTGCTCCGCCTCGTCCTCGAACGCCGGATCGGCTCGCTTCAACTGCCGCCCGGCGTAAGGATCGTGGCCGCCGCCAACCCGCGGGGCTCGGCGGCCGACGGCTGGGAGCTGAGCCCGCCCCTCGCCAACCGGTTCGTCCACCTCCAGTGGACCCACGACCACGACGTCGTGCTGCGCGGGCTCGGCGGGACCTGGCCCCGGGCGACCCTGCCGCGCCTGGACTCCGGGAAGCTTCCGGCGGCCGTGGACCGCGCCCGCCGGGCGGTGTGCAGGCTCCTCACCACCCGCCCCGCGCTCGTGCACCGGCTGCCCAGCACCGAGACCCGCCGGGGAGGCGCCTGGCCGTCACCCCGCAGCTGGGACATGACGATACGTCTGCTCGCCTTCGCCCACGCGGCCGGCTCCTCCAGGGAGGTGCTCTCCCTACTGGTCAGGGGCACGGTGGGGGACGGTCCGGGGCTGGAGCTGCTGGCCTCCTTGGACCGGATGGACCTGCCGGACCCCGAGGAGCTGCTCGCCGACCCGGCCGGCGCCGACCTGCCCGAACGGGGAGACCGGCGCCAGGCCACGCTCGACGCAGTGGTGGCGGCGGTCCGCAAGCGCCCGGACAAGTCCCGCTGGGACGCCGCGTGGGCGCTGCTGGTCCGGGCGCTGGAGACCGGAGCCCCCGACCTGGTGGTCGTCCCCGCGACCACCCTCGCCGCGCTGCGCCAGGAGGACTGGGACGTACCGGAGTCGATCGAGCGGCTCGCCGGAGTAGTGGCCCTGTCCCGGCGGGCGGACCTGTCGCAGGAGCGGGCGGCGGCCCGGACCGGGGACCCGGTGGGGGCCGGCCGATGA
- a CDS encoding MFS transporter, with product MLSVLRNGTYRRLFTAQVIALVGTGLATVALSLLAYELAGERASAVLGTALAIKMTAYVTIAPVIGAVADRIPRRVLMTAMDLTRAGAAVALPFVTEIWQVHVLIFLLQAASAAFTPTFQATVPEILPAERDYTRALSMTRLAYDLESLFSPALAAALLSLVTYDWLFAGTAVGFLASAALIVATALPGPAPVDPTGGFRTRAAFGTRLFRATPRLRALLALDLAVAAAGAVVLVDTVSLVRGHLGRPAGAVPLALGAYGAGSMVTALLLPRLLRSSTDRAVMLRAAFALPVALAAGAALAATGPRAWSWPALLAVWTAIGAASSAVQTPGGRVVRRSTADADLPAAFAARFSLSHGCWLLTYPLAGWLAAGAGLPLTVLLLGAVALSAATAAAVVWPARDPYRLDHVHPDLPPGHPHLADARPATGGWRHGHHYVIDRHHHRWPGKTPGPSC from the coding sequence GTGCTGTCCGTACTGCGCAACGGCACCTACCGCCGTCTGTTCACCGCCCAGGTCATCGCCCTGGTCGGGACCGGCCTGGCCACCGTCGCGCTGAGCCTGCTCGCCTACGAACTCGCGGGCGAGCGCGCCTCGGCCGTCCTCGGTACCGCCCTCGCGATCAAGATGACCGCCTATGTCACCATCGCCCCGGTGATCGGCGCGGTCGCCGACCGGATCCCCCGCCGGGTCCTGATGACGGCCATGGACCTGACCCGCGCCGGTGCGGCGGTGGCCCTTCCGTTCGTCACCGAGATCTGGCAGGTCCACGTCCTGATCTTCCTGCTCCAGGCGGCGTCGGCGGCCTTCACCCCGACCTTCCAGGCCACCGTCCCGGAGATCCTGCCGGCCGAACGCGACTACACCCGGGCCCTGTCGATGACCCGGCTCGCCTACGACCTGGAGAGCCTCTTCAGCCCGGCCTTGGCCGCGGCGCTGCTGAGCCTGGTCACCTACGACTGGTTGTTCGCCGGTACGGCCGTCGGCTTCCTCGCCTCCGCCGCGCTGATCGTCGCCACGGCGCTGCCCGGACCCGCCCCGGTCGATCCCACCGGCGGCTTCCGGACCAGGGCCGCCTTCGGCACCCGCCTCTTCCGGGCCACGCCCCGGTTGCGGGCCCTGCTCGCACTCGACCTGGCGGTCGCCGCCGCCGGAGCCGTCGTCCTCGTCGACACCGTCTCCCTGGTCCGCGGCCACCTGGGCCGCCCGGCCGGCGCCGTCCCGCTCGCCCTCGGGGCGTACGGCGCCGGCTCCATGGTGACCGCGCTGCTCCTGCCCCGCCTCCTGCGGTCCTCCACCGACCGGGCGGTGATGCTCCGGGCCGCCTTCGCCCTACCGGTGGCCCTGGCGGCCGGGGCCGCGCTCGCCGCAACCGGCCCGCGCGCGTGGTCCTGGCCCGCGCTCCTGGCCGTCTGGACCGCGATCGGCGCCGCCAGCTCCGCCGTCCAAACTCCGGGCGGCCGGGTGGTCCGCCGCTCCACCGCCGACGCGGACCTGCCCGCCGCGTTCGCCGCCCGCTTCTCCCTCTCCCACGGCTGCTGGCTGCTCACCTACCCGCTCGCCGGGTGGCTCGCCGCGGGGGCGGGGCTGCCGCTGACCGTCCTGCTCCTGGGCGCCGTGGCCCTGAGCGCCGCCACGGCCGCGGCGGTGGTCTGGCCGGCCCGGGACCCGTACCGGCTGGACCACGTGCACCCCGACCTCCCGCCCGGTCACCCGCACCTCGCCGACGCCCGCCCGGCCACGGGCGGTTGGCGGCACGGGCACCACTACGTCATCGACCGGCACCACCACCGCTGGCCCGGAAAAACACCTGGCCCCTCGTGCTGA
- a CDS encoding LysR family transcriptional regulator: MELQQMRYVLAVAETNSFTRAAERCLVVQSALSHQIARLERELGARLFERTSRRVRLTPAGEAFLPAARQCLDAAERAAAEVAAAVGEVRGRLAVGLIPTVAAVDVPGALRDFRRQYPQVRVSLRVGASEDLVERVREGVLDVAFLGLPTTARPRGVAARELARDRLVAVVAPDHPLAAEPAVDLRRLSREVFVDLPAGTAGRVQSDLAFSAAGLARDVAFEVTSADYIARLVGPGLAVAMLPSAYAPRLAGVATVEVTDAPARVEYAVWSRTGRTPAAAAFLTALDDHVLA, translated from the coding sequence ATGGAGCTCCAGCAGATGCGCTACGTCCTCGCCGTAGCCGAGACGAACAGCTTCACCCGGGCCGCCGAACGGTGCCTGGTCGTCCAGTCCGCCCTCAGCCACCAGATCGCGCGCCTGGAGCGGGAACTGGGCGCGCGGCTCTTCGAGCGCACCAGCCGTCGGGTGCGGCTGACCCCGGCCGGTGAGGCGTTCCTCCCGGCCGCCCGTCAGTGTCTGGACGCCGCCGAGCGGGCGGCCGCCGAGGTCGCGGCGGCCGTCGGGGAGGTACGCGGGCGGCTCGCCGTCGGGCTGATCCCGACCGTCGCCGCGGTCGACGTCCCGGGGGCGCTGCGCGACTTCCGCCGGCAGTACCCGCAGGTGCGCGTCAGCCTGCGGGTGGGCGCGAGCGAGGACCTGGTCGAGCGGGTCCGGGAAGGGGTCCTCGACGTGGCCTTCCTGGGGCTGCCGACGACCGCCCGGCCCCGGGGCGTCGCGGCCCGCGAACTCGCCCGGGACCGGCTCGTCGCCGTGGTGGCGCCGGACCATCCGCTCGCCGCCGAGCCGGCGGTCGACCTGCGCAGGCTCTCCCGCGAGGTGTTCGTGGACCTGCCGGCCGGAACGGCCGGACGGGTCCAGTCCGACCTGGCCTTCTCGGCCGCCGGTCTCGCCCGTGACGTCGCCTTCGAGGTCACCAGCGCCGACTACATCGCCCGACTCGTGGGACCGGGCCTCGCCGTGGCCATGCTCCCGTCCGCCTACGCGCCCCGGCTCGCCGGCGTGGCGACCGTCGAGGTGACCGACGCCCCGGCCCGCGTCGAGTACGCCGTCTGGAGCCGGACCGGCCGCACCCCGGCGGCGGCCGCCTTCCTCACCGCCCTCGACGACCACGTCCTCGCGTAG